The Streptomyces clavuligerus genome includes a region encoding these proteins:
- a CDS encoding MerR family transcriptional regulator, producing MSLSVLSAVSGIPATTIERYLREDPTEVGKNDYGTAQLGRLALMRALVDIGGHSLSEVAEIMGAVGAVEPPTVSRPDSGGSGAGAPLAVGELLTDALRLALGRLASGARTASTAR from the coding sequence ATGAGTCTCTCCGTTCTCAGCGCTGTGTCCGGAATTCCCGCCACGACTATTGAACGATATCTGCGCGAAGACCCCACTGAGGTGGGGAAGAATGATTACGGGACGGCCCAACTGGGCCGTCTGGCACTGATGCGGGCGCTCGTCGACATCGGTGGCCACTCCCTTTCCGAAGTGGCGGAAATCATGGGCGCGGTCGGCGCGGTCGAACCGCCGACCGTGTCGCGGCCGGACAGCGGAGGCTCTGGGGCAGGCGCTCCGCTCGCTGTCGGCGAACTCCTCACGGACGCGCTGCGCCTTGCCCTCGGAAGGCTTGCCTCAGGAGCGAGGACGGCGAGTACCGCCCGGTAG
- a CDS encoding DUF1702 family protein, with translation MGADLRALRRRILTPNVSQVSLDERGFHKKDPAAQELLENIGRNFLAGYGHAAESRSLAELEHRLDMVPVRFRGFAHEGAAMGCTVVDALPGSRGRRLAGFLAGDGRHHVYMAYVGIGWAMARLPRFRWPGLSATSPLLRWLVLDGYGFHQAYFHTTKYVYGHHQDAPRRFPFEPASYVQRAMDQGIGRALWFIGGTDPQSVMNLIERFPTARHADLCAGVGLAATYAGGADEEELRLLLRLAGEHARQVGQGSAFAAEAREKAGLTGPETGLATRVLCGLEPAEAARLCRELQPGRPDDADGHAYEEWRQRIAEKISVRGEV, from the coding sequence ATGGGAGCAGATCTGCGTGCGCTGCGGCGCCGTATTCTCACCCCAAATGTTTCGCAAGTGAGTCTCGATGAACGTGGTTTCCACAAGAAGGACCCTGCGGCGCAGGAGCTTCTGGAGAACATCGGTCGCAACTTTCTCGCGGGATACGGTCACGCCGCGGAGTCGCGCTCGCTCGCGGAGCTCGAACACCGCCTGGACATGGTCCCGGTGCGCTTCCGGGGTTTCGCCCACGAAGGCGCGGCGATGGGGTGCACCGTCGTCGACGCGCTGCCGGGCAGCCGCGGCAGACGACTGGCGGGTTTCCTGGCGGGGGACGGGCGGCACCACGTCTACATGGCGTACGTCGGCATCGGCTGGGCCATGGCCAGGCTGCCGCGGTTCCGCTGGCCCGGTCTCTCGGCGACCTCCCCGCTCCTGCGGTGGCTCGTCCTCGACGGCTACGGCTTCCACCAGGCGTACTTCCACACCACCAAGTACGTCTACGGACACCACCAGGACGCCCCCCGGCGCTTTCCCTTCGAACCCGCCTCCTATGTCCAGCGCGCCATGGACCAGGGCATCGGCCGCGCGCTGTGGTTCATCGGCGGCACCGACCCCCAGTCTGTCATGAACCTGATCGAACGATTCCCCACGGCCCGCCACGCCGATCTGTGCGCGGGCGTCGGACTCGCCGCCACATACGCGGGCGGCGCGGACGAGGAGGAACTGCGGTTGCTGCTGCGGCTCGCCGGGGAGCACGCGCGCCAGGTCGGCCAGGGATCGGCGTTCGCCGCCGAGGCGCGTGAGAAGGCGGGGCTCACCGGTCCCGAAACCGGGCTCGCCACCCGGGTGCTGTGCGGCCTGGAACCCGCCGAGGCGGCCCGGCTCTGCCGCGAATTGCAGCCCGGCCGGCCGGACGACGCCGATGGCCATGCCTATGAGGAGTGGCGCCAGAGAATCGCCGAGAAAATTTCTGTCCGAGGAGAGGTGTAG